The proteins below are encoded in one region of Bacteroides uniformis:
- the rplD gene encoding 50S ribosomal protein L4, with translation MEVNVYNIKGEDTGRKITLNESIFGIEPNDHAIYLDVKQFMANQRQGTHKSKERSEISGSTRKIGRQKGGGGARRGDMNSPVLVGGGRVFGPKPRDYYFKLNKKVKALARKSALSYKAQNNAVVVVEDFSFEAPKTKDFVAMTKNLKVSDKKLLVILPEANKNVYLSARNVKGANVQTISGLNTYRVLDAGVVVFAESALSAIDNILM, from the coding sequence ATGGAAGTTAACGTATATAACATTAAAGGTGAAGACACTGGGAGAAAGATTACGTTAAACGAGTCTATCTTCGGAATTGAGCCCAACGACCACGCTATCTACTTGGATGTTAAACAGTTTATGGCTAACCAGCGTCAGGGTACACACAAGTCAAAGGAAAGAAGCGAAATCAGTGGTTCTACTCGTAAAATCGGTCGCCAGAAAGGTGGTGGTGGTGCACGTCGTGGTGACATGAACTCACCGGTACTTGTTGGTGGTGGACGCGTATTCGGTCCGAAACCGAGAGATTACTACTTCAAATTAAACAAAAAAGTAAAGGCTCTGGCTCGTAAGTCAGCTTTGTCATACAAGGCTCAGAACAACGCAGTTGTAGTAGTAGAAGACTTCTCTTTTGAAGCTCCGAAGACTAAAGATTTTGTTGCAATGACAAAAAATCTTAAAGTTTCTGACAAAAAGCTGCTTGTGATTTTACCAGAAGCAAATAAAAACGTATATTTGTCGGCTCGTAATGTGAAGGGTGCTAATGTGCAGACTATCTCAGGGTTAAATACTTACAGAGTATTGGACGCTGGGGTCGTTGTGTTTGCTGAAAGTGCACTTTCTGCTATCGACAATATCTTAATGTAA
- the rplB gene encoding 50S ribosomal protein L2, which yields MAVRKFKPTTPGQRHKIIGTYEEITARVPEKSLVFGKKSSGGRNNEGKMTMRYIGGGSKKIIRIVDFKRNKDGVPAVVKTIEYDPNRSARIALLFYADGEKRYIIAPNGLQVGTTLMSGETAAPEIGNALPLQNIPVGTVIHNIELRPGQGAALVRSAGNFAQLTSREGKYCVIKLPSGEVRQILSTCKATIGSVGNSDHGLESSGKAGRSRWLGRRPRNRGVVMNPVDHPMGGGEGRASGGHPRSRKGLYAKGLKTRAPKKQSSKYIIERRKK from the coding sequence ATGGCAGTACGTAAATTTAAGCCCACAACACCGGGGCAAAGACATAAAATTATTGGTACTTACGAAGAGATTACTGCACGGGTACCAGAAAAGTCTCTTGTATTTGGTAAGAAATCTTCAGGTGGTCGTAACAACGAAGGTAAGATGACTATGCGCTACATCGGTGGCGGTAGTAAGAAGATTATTCGTATCGTAGATTTCAAGAGAAATAAAGACGGTGTGCCTGCAGTGGTTAAAACAATTGAATACGATCCGAATCGTTCGGCTCGTATCGCTTTGTTGTTTTATGCAGATGGAGAAAAAAGATATATTATTGCTCCCAATGGATTGCAAGTTGGTACGACTTTGATGTCAGGTGAGACTGCCGCTCCGGAAATCGGAAACGCACTTCCGCTTCAGAATATTCCGGTCGGTACTGTAATTCACAACATCGAATTACGTCCGGGACAAGGCGCTGCCTTGGTTCGCTCGGCTGGTAACTTCGCTCAGTTGACTTCTAGAGAAGGTAAGTACTGCGTTATCAAGTTGCCTTCAGGTGAGGTTCGTCAGATCCTCAGTACTTGTAAGGCTACTATTGGTAGTGTAGGTAACTCAGATCATGGATTGGAAAGTTCAGGTAAAGCTGGACGTTCTCGTTGGTTAGGACGTCGTCCGCGTAACCGTGGTGTTGTTATGAACCCGGTTGATCACCCGATGGGTGGTGGTGAAGGACGTGCTTCAGGAGGACACCCGAGATCTCGTAAGGGATTGTACGCTAAGGGTCTTAAGACAAGAGCTCCGAAGAAACAATCGTCTAAGTATATTATTGAGAGAAGAAAGAAGTAA
- the rplC gene encoding 50S ribosomal protein L3, with product MPGLLGKKIGMTSVFSAEGKNVPCTVIEAGPCVVTQVKTVEKDGYEAVQLGFQDKKEKHTTKPLMGHFKKAGVTPKKHLAEFKEFETELNLGDTVTVELFNDATFVDVVGTSKGKGFQGVVKRHGFGGVGQTTHGQHNRARKPGSIGACSYPAKVFKGMRMGGQLGGDRVTVQNLQVLKVIAEHNLLLIKGSVPGCKGSIVIIEK from the coding sequence ATGCCAGGATTATTAGGAAAAAAAATCGGAATGACATCCGTTTTCAGTGCCGAGGGTAAGAATGTACCATGCACTGTTATCGAAGCAGGTCCTTGTGTTGTTACTCAAGTGAAAACTGTAGAAAAGGACGGTTATGAAGCTGTTCAGCTGGGCTTCCAGGACAAGAAGGAGAAGCACACTACAAAGCCTTTGATGGGGCACTTTAAGAAAGCTGGAGTAACTCCCAAGAAACACTTGGCTGAGTTCAAAGAATTTGAAACAGAGTTGAATCTGGGTGACACTGTTACCGTAGAACTGTTCAATGACGCAACTTTTGTTGACGTTGTAGGTACTTCTAAGGGTAAAGGTTTCCAGGGTGTAGTAAAACGCCATGGTTTTGGTGGTGTAGGCCAGACTACTCACGGTCAGCACAACCGCGCTCGTAAGCCGGGTTCTATCGGTGCTTGTTCTTACCCTGCAAAAGTATTCAAAGGAATGCGCATGGGCGGACAGCTTGGTGGCGACAGAGTAACTGTTCAAAACCTGCAGGTATTAAAGGTAATCGCGGAGCACAATCTTCTTTTGATTAAGGGATCTGTTCCTGGTTGCAAAGGTTCAATCGTAATAATTGAGAAATAA
- the rplX gene encoding 50S ribosomal protein L24, with protein MSKLHIKKGDTVYVNSGEDKGKTGRVLKVLVDKNRAIVEGINMVSKSTKPNAKNPQGGIVKQEASIHLSNLNPVDPKTGKATRVGRKVSAEGTLVRYSKKSGEEIK; from the coding sequence ATGAGTAAATTACATATTAAAAAAGGCGATACAGTTTATGTAAACTCCGGTGAAGACAAGGGTAAGACTGGTCGTGTATTGAAGGTTCTTGTTGATAAAAACCGCGCAATCGTTGAAGGTATCAACATGGTGTCTAAGAGCACAAAACCGAATGCTAAGAACCCGCAAGGTGGTATTGTGAAGCAAGAAGCTTCTATCCACTTGTCAAACTTGAACCCCGTTGATCCAAAGACTGGCAAAGCAACGCGTGTTGGTAGAAAAGTAAGTGCTGAAGGCACTTTAGTGCGTTATTCTAAAAAATCAGGAGAGGAGATTAAGTAA
- the rpmC gene encoding 50S ribosomal protein L29 gives MKTAEIKEMPTSDLVERVEAEVANYNQVILNHSISPLDNPAQIKQLRRTIARMKTELRQRELNNK, from the coding sequence ATGAAAACAGCAGAAATTAAAGAGATGCCTACCAGTGACTTGGTAGAAAGAGTTGAAGCAGAAGTAGCTAATTACAACCAAGTGATTTTAAATCATTCTATTTCTCCTTTGGATAATCCTGCTCAGATCAAACAATTACGCAGGACTATTGCGCGTATGAAGACTGAATTACGCCAAAGAGAACTTAACAATAAATGA
- the rplV gene encoding 50S ribosomal protein L22, giving the protein MGARKKISAEKRKEALKTMYFAKLQNVPTSPRKMRLVADMIRGMEVNRALGVLKFSSKEAAARVEKLLRSAIANWEQKNERKAESGELFVTKIFVDGGATLKRMRPAPQGRGYRIRKRSNHVTLFVGSKSNNEDQN; this is encoded by the coding sequence ATGGGAGCAAGAAAAAAAATATCGGCTGAAAAAAGAAAAGAAGCCCTTAAGACCATGTATTTTGCGAAATTGCAAAATGTTCCTACTTCCCCCCGTAAAATGCGTCTCGTGGCTGACATGATTCGCGGGATGGAGGTGAACAGAGCACTCGGCGTTTTGAAGTTCTCTTCAAAAGAGGCTGCCGCAAGAGTGGAAAAGTTGCTGCGCTCTGCAATTGCTAACTGGGAGCAGAAAAACGAACGTAAAGCTGAAAGTGGCGAGCTGTTCGTAACCAAGATTTTTGTTGATGGTGGTGCTACACTCAAAAGAATGAGACCGGCTCCGCAGGGTAGAGGTTACAGAATTCGTAAACGTTCAAACCACGTAACGTTGTTCGTTGGTTCTAAAAGTAATAACGAAGATCAAAATTAA
- the rpsC gene encoding 30S ribosomal protein S3: MGQKVNPISNRLGIIRGWDSNWYGGKNYGDSLLEDSKIRKYLNARLAKASVSRIVIERTLKLVTITVCTARPGIIIGKGGQEVDKLKEELKKVTDKDIQINIFEVKRPELDAVIVANNIARQVEGKIAYRRAIKMAIANTMRMGAEGIKIQISGRLNGAEMARSEMYKEGRTPLHTFRADIDYCHAEALTKVGLLGIKVWICRGEVYGKKELAPNFTQSKESGRGSNSGNNGGKNFKRKKNNR, translated from the coding sequence ATGGGACAAAAAGTTAATCCAATAAGCAACCGTTTAGGAATTATCAGAGGATGGGATTCCAATTGGTATGGTGGAAAGAATTACGGCGATTCTCTGCTGGAAGATAGCAAGATTCGTAAATATTTGAACGCTCGTCTGGCAAAGGCTAGTGTGTCAAGAATTGTAATTGAACGTACACTGAAACTCGTGACTATTACCGTTTGTACTGCACGTCCGGGTATCATTATCGGCAAAGGTGGCCAAGAAGTTGACAAGTTGAAAGAGGAGTTGAAGAAGGTTACTGATAAGGATATTCAGATTAATATCTTCGAAGTTAAGAGACCAGAGTTGGATGCTGTTATCGTGGCTAACAACATTGCCCGTCAGGTTGAAGGCAAAATAGCCTACCGTCGTGCCATCAAGATGGCTATTGCCAATACAATGCGTATGGGTGCGGAAGGTATCAAGATTCAGATTTCAGGACGTTTGAATGGTGCAGAAATGGCCCGTTCTGAAATGTATAAGGAAGGAAGAACTCCGTTGCACACTTTCAGAGCAGATATCGACTATTGTCATGCAGAAGCATTGACTAAGGTTGGTCTTCTCGGCATTAAAGTTTGGATTTGTAGAGGTGAAGTTTATGGTAAGAAGGAGTTGGCTCCGAACTTTACGCAAAGCAAGGAAAGTGGTCGTGGAAGCAATAGCGGAAACAATGGCGGAAAGAACTTCAAAAGAAAGAAAAATAATCGCTAA
- the rpsQ gene encoding 30S ribosomal protein S17: MMSLMEARNLRKERTGVVLSNKMDKTITVAAKFKEKHPIYGKFVSKTKKYHAHDEKNECNIGDTVHIMETRPLSKTKRWRLVEIIERAK, encoded by the coding sequence ATGATGAGCTTGATGGAAGCAAGAAATTTAAGAAAAGAAAGAACTGGGGTTGTGCTGAGCAACAAGATGGATAAGACCATTACAGTAGCAGCTAAGTTTAAGGAGAAACACCCCATATATGGTAAGTTCGTTAGCAAGACGAAGAAGTACCATGCTCATGATGAAAAGAATGAGTGCAATATCGGCGATACTGTACACATCATGGAAACTCGTCCTTTGAGCAAGACTAAGAGATGGAGATTGGTAGAAATAATTGAAAGAGCTAAGTAA
- the rpsS gene encoding 30S ribosomal protein S19, with protein sequence MSRSLKKGPYINVKLEKKVLAMNESGKKVVVKTWARASMISPDFVGHTVAVHNGNKFIPVYVTENMVGHKLGEFAPTRTFRGHAGNKKK encoded by the coding sequence ATGAGTCGTTCATTAAAAAAAGGTCCGTATATTAACGTTAAGCTTGAGAAGAAAGTGCTTGCCATGAATGAATCGGGCAAGAAAGTGGTAGTTAAGACCTGGGCCAGAGCTTCAATGATTTCGCCTGATTTCGTAGGCCATACTGTTGCAGTTCACAACGGAAATAAATTTATTCCTGTTTATGTTACCGAAAATATGGTAGGACACAAGTTGGGCGAATTTGCTCCAACTCGTACTTTCAGAGGACACGCTGGTAACAAGAAAAAATAA
- the rpsJ gene encoding 30S ribosomal protein S10, translating into MSQKIRIKLKSYDHNLVDKSAEKIVRTVKTTGAIVSGPIPLPTHKRIFTVNRSTFVNKKSREQFELSSYKRLIDIYSSTAKTVDALMKLELPSGVEVEIKV; encoded by the coding sequence ATGAGTCAAAAAATTAGAATCAAACTGAAATCTTACGACCACAACTTGGTTGACAAGTCAGCTGAGAAGATTGTAAGAACGGTGAAGACAACGGGCGCCATCGTTAGCGGTCCGATTCCTCTTCCTACGCACAAGCGTATCTTTACCGTGAACCGTTCGACTTTCGTTAACAAGAAGTCGCGTGAACAATTCGAACTCTCTTCTTACAAGAGACTGATTGACATCTATAGCTCAACAGCTAAGACAGTAGATGCTCTGATGAAGTTGGAGTTGCCGAGTGGTGTGGAAGTAGAAATCAAAGTGTAA
- the fusA gene encoding elongation factor G, which produces MAKHDLHLTRNIGIMAHIDAGKTTTSERILFYTGLTHKIGEVHDGAATMDWMEQEQERGITITSAATTTRWKYAGNTYKINLIDTPGHVDFTAEVERSLRVLDGAVAAYCAVGGVEPQSETVWRQADKYNVPRIGYVNKMDRSGADFFEVVRQMKDVLGANPCPIVIPIGAEETFKGLVDLIKMKAIYWHDETMGADYTVEEIPANLVDEANEWRDKMLEKVAEFDDALMEKYFDDPSTITEEEVLRALRNATVQMAVVPMLCGSSFKNKGVQTLLDYVCAFLPSPLDTPNIIGTNPDTGLEEDRKPDDDEKTSALAFKIATDPYVGRLTFFRVYSGKIEAGSYIYNSRSRKKERVSRLFQMHSNKQNPVEVIGAGDIGAGVGFKDIHTGDTLCDETAPIVLESMDFPEPVIGIAVEPKTQKDMDKLSNGLAKLAEEDPTFTVKTDEQTGQTVISGMGELHLDIIIDRLKREFKVECNQGKPQVNYKEAITKTVNLREVYKKQSGGRGKFADIIVNIGPVDEDFKEGGLQFVDEVKGGNIPKEFIPSVQKGFTTAMKNGVLAGYPLDSLKVTLIDGSFHPVDSDQLSFEICAIQAYKNACAKAGPVLMEPIMKLEVVTPEENMGDVIGDLNKRRGQVEGMESSRSGARIVKAMVPLAEMFGYVTALRTITSGRATSSMVYSHHAQVSNSIAKAVLEEVKGRTDLI; this is translated from the coding sequence ATGGCAAAGCATGATTTACATTTGACACGTAATATCGGTATCATGGCCCACATCGATGCCGGAAAGACAACGACTTCTGAACGTATTTTGTTTTACACGGGTTTGACCCACAAAATCGGTGAGGTACACGATGGTGCCGCTACAATGGACTGGATGGAGCAAGAACAAGAACGTGGTATCACTATCACTTCTGCTGCTACTACCACTCGTTGGAAATATGCCGGTAATACTTATAAAATCAATTTGATTGATACTCCGGGACACGTGGACTTTACTGCTGAGGTAGAACGCTCTTTACGTGTGTTGGACGGTGCTGTCGCTGCTTATTGTGCAGTTGGTGGCGTTGAACCGCAATCTGAAACAGTTTGGCGTCAAGCAGACAAGTACAATGTGCCACGTATCGGTTATGTTAATAAAATGGACCGTTCCGGTGCAGACTTCTTCGAAGTAGTTCGCCAAATGAAGGACGTTTTGGGTGCTAATCCATGTCCTATCGTTATCCCTATTGGCGCTGAAGAAACTTTCAAGGGGTTGGTTGACCTTATTAAAATGAAAGCTATCTATTGGCATGATGAGACAATGGGGGCTGACTATACGGTGGAGGAAATTCCTGCCAATTTAGTAGACGAAGCCAATGAATGGAGAGATAAGATGCTCGAAAAAGTAGCTGAGTTTGACGATGCCTTGATGGAGAAATATTTCGATGATCCTTCTACTATTACAGAAGAAGAGGTTTTGAGAGCTCTTCGTAACGCAACAGTACAGATGGCTGTTGTTCCGATGCTGTGTGGATCTTCATTCAAGAACAAAGGTGTACAGACTTTGCTTGACTATGTTTGTGCATTCTTGCCTTCTCCGTTGGATACTCCGAATATCATAGGAACTAATCCTGATACTGGTTTGGAGGAAGATCGTAAGCCGGATGATGATGAAAAAACATCTGCTTTGGCATTTAAGATTGCTACTGACCCGTATGTCGGTCGTCTGACTTTCTTCCGTGTTTATTCAGGAAAAATTGAAGCGGGTTCTTATATTTATAATTCCCGTTCAAGGAAGAAGGAGCGTGTGTCCCGTTTGTTCCAGATGCATTCTAACAAGCAGAATCCGGTAGAAGTTATCGGTGCTGGTGATATTGGTGCTGGCGTAGGTTTCAAGGATATACATACTGGTGATACATTGTGTGACGAAACTGCACCGATTGTATTGGAATCTATGGACTTTCCGGAACCGGTTATCGGTATCGCAGTTGAGCCTAAGACTCAGAAGGATATGGATAAACTGTCAAATGGTCTGGCTAAGCTGGCTGAAGAAGACCCGACGTTCACAGTTAAGACTGACGAACAGACTGGTCAGACAGTTATCTCTGGTATGGGCGAGCTTCACTTGGATATTATTATCGACCGTCTGAAACGTGAGTTCAAGGTTGAATGTAACCAGGGTAAGCCTCAGGTTAACTATAAGGAAGCTATCACTAAGACAGTCAACTTGCGTGAAGTTTACAAGAAGCAGTCCGGTGGTCGTGGTAAGTTCGCTGATATTATCGTGAACATCGGCCCGGTTGATGAAGACTTCAAGGAAGGCGGATTGCAATTCGTCGACGAAGTGAAGGGTGGTAACATTCCTAAGGAATTTATCCCGTCTGTACAGAAGGGCTTCACTACTGCCATGAAGAATGGTGTGTTGGCAGGTTATCCGTTGGATTCACTGAAAGTAACCTTGATTGACGGTTCTTTCCACCCGGTTGACTCTGACCAGTTGTCATTCGAAATCTGTGCTATCCAGGCATATAAGAATGCTTGTGCTAAGGCAGGTCCGGTGCTGATGGAGCCTATCATGAAGCTGGAAGTTGTTACTCCGGAAGAGAACATGGGTGACGTTATCGGTGACTTGAACAAGCGTCGTGGCCAGGTGGAAGGTATGGAATCCAGCCGTTCCGGTGCACGTATCGTGAAGGCAATGGTTCCGCTGGCAGAAATGTTCGGTTACGTAACAGCATTGCGTACCATCACTTCTGGTCGTGCAACCTCTTCAATGGTATACTCTCACCACGCCCAGGTTTCCAACTCTATTGCCAAGGCAGTATTGGAGGAAGTAAAAGGTCGTACTGACTTAATCTAA
- the rplP gene encoding 50S ribosomal protein L16: MLQPKKTKFRRQQKGRQKGNAQRGNQLAFGSFGIKALETKWITGRQIEAARIAVTRYMQRQGQIWIRIFPDKPITRKPADVRMGKGKGAPEGFVAPVTPGRIIIEAEGVSYEIAKEALRLAAQKLPITTKFVVRRDYDIQNQNA; the protein is encoded by the coding sequence ATGTTACAACCGAAAAAAACAAAATTCAGAAGACAACAAAAAGGCCGTCAAAAGGGTAATGCCCAAAGAGGAAACCAGTTGGCTTTCGGATCTTTTGGTATTAAGGCCTTGGAAACGAAATGGATTACAGGCCGTCAGATTGAAGCTGCGCGTATTGCAGTGACAAGATATATGCAACGTCAAGGACAGATTTGGATTCGTATTTTCCCCGACAAACCTATCACCAGAAAGCCTGCTGATGTGCGTATGGGTAAGGGTAAGGGTGCGCCGGAAGGATTCGTAGCGCCTGTTACACCGGGTAGAATTATTATCGAAGCCGAAGGAGTATCTTATGAAATCGCTAAAGAAGCTTTGCGCTTGGCTGCACAGAAGCTTCCTATCACAACTAAGTTTGTGGTTAGACGTGATTATGATATTCAAAATCAAAATGCGTAA
- the rplW gene encoding 50S ribosomal protein L23 → MGIIIKPLVTEKMTAITDKTNNRFGFIVRPEANKLEIKKEVEALYNVTVVDVNTMKYAGKNKSRYTRAGIINGRTNAFKKAIVTLKEGDTIDFYSNI, encoded by the coding sequence ATGGGAATTATTATTAAACCGTTAGTGACAGAGAAGATGACTGCAATTACTGATAAGACGAATAATCGTTTCGGCTTTATCGTGCGTCCTGAAGCTAATAAACTGGAAATTAAGAAGGAAGTTGAAGCCCTTTACAACGTTACAGTAGTTGATGTGAATACAATGAAGTATGCCGGCAAAAACAAGAGCCGTTATACTCGTGCCGGTATCATCAACGGACGTACGAATGCGTTCAAGAAGGCTATCGTTACGTTGAAAGAAGGAGATACTATTGATTTTTATAGCAATATTTAA
- the rplN gene encoding 50S ribosomal protein L14, producing the protein MIQVESRLTVCDNSGAKEALCIRVLGGTGRRYASVGDVIVVSVKSVIPSSDIKKGAVSKALIVRTKKEIRRADGSYIRFDDNACVLLNNAGEIRGSRIFGPVARELRATNMKVVSLAPEVL; encoded by the coding sequence ATGATACAAGTAGAATCCAGACTTACAGTATGTGATAATAGTGGGGCAAAAGAGGCTCTCTGTATCCGCGTTTTGGGTGGTACAGGTCGTCGCTATGCTTCAGTAGGGGACGTGATTGTCGTTTCTGTTAAGAGCGTTATCCCTTCAAGTGATATTAAAAAAGGTGCAGTGTCTAAAGCTTTGATCGTACGTACTAAGAAAGAAATCCGTCGTGCTGATGGCTCTTACATACGTTTTGATGATAATGCTTGCGTGTTGTTGAACAATGCAGGTGAAATTAGAGGTAGTCGTATTTTCGGTCCGGTAGCTCGTGAACTTCGTGCTACTAACATGAAAGTTGTGTCACTCGCTCCTGAAGTACTTTAA